The following coding sequences are from one Paenibacillus sp. JDR-2 window:
- the dapD gene encoding 2,3,4,5-tetrahydropyridine-2,6-dicarboxylate N-acetyltransferase, translated as MQNMDQTMEVINYIKNGKKVTPVKVYFKGKIASANAEVKVFDFGDGGVLFGDWAEVQSLLENEKENIQYYEVENDRRNSAIPMLDLKGINARIEPGAVIRDKVEIGNNAVIMMGATINIGCSIGEGTMIDMNATLGGRVQVGKMCHVGAGAVLAGVIEPPSALPVVIEDDVVIGANAVVLEGVRVGKGAVIAAGAIVIEDVPENAVVAGVPARIIKMVDEKTKSKTIIVEGLRDLK; from the coding sequence ATGCAAAACATGGATCAAACAATGGAAGTTATCAATTACATCAAGAACGGCAAGAAAGTTACCCCGGTGAAGGTGTACTTCAAAGGCAAAATTGCTTCGGCAAACGCTGAAGTTAAAGTATTCGATTTCGGCGACGGCGGCGTGCTGTTCGGCGACTGGGCGGAAGTTCAATCGTTGCTGGAAAACGAGAAAGAAAACATTCAATATTACGAAGTTGAGAACGATCGCCGCAATTCCGCAATTCCGATGCTCGACCTGAAGGGCATCAACGCTCGCATCGAGCCAGGCGCGGTCATTCGCGACAAAGTCGAAATCGGCAACAACGCGGTTATCATGATGGGCGCTACGATTAACATCGGCTGTTCGATCGGTGAGGGAACAATGATCGACATGAACGCAACGCTTGGCGGACGCGTGCAAGTCGGCAAAATGTGCCATGTTGGCGCAGGCGCAGTACTGGCTGGCGTTATCGAGCCGCCATCCGCTCTGCCGGTTGTTATCGAAGATGACGTTGTTATCGGCGCTAACGCGGTTGTTCTGGAAGGCGTTCGCGTTGGCAAAGGCGCTGTTATCGCAGCAGGTGCCATTGTTATCGAGGACGTGCCTGAAAATGCGGTTGTTGCGGGCGTCCCTGCTCGCATTATCAAGATGGTAGACGAGAAAACGAAGTCCAAGACGATTATCGTTGAAGGTCTTCGCGATTTGAAATAA
- a CDS encoding RluA family pseudouridine synthase: MSSNLFSENEELLEFEAAPEQAGERIDKFVTDSLNEDSISRTQVQEWIKSGAVLVNQNTVKPNYKLSSGDHVGIRVPEPEDAAIVAEDIPLDIVYEDADVIVINKPRGMVVHPAPGHSSGTVVNALMYHCKDLSGINGVLRPGIVHRIDKDTSGLLMAAKNDLAHVSLAEQLKDHSVSRKYIALVHGNLPHDQGTIDAPIGRDQNDRKLFTVTDRNSKHAVTHFAVLERIADDYTIVELQLETGRTHQIRVHMKYIGYPLAGDPMYGRNKTVALKGQALHAAVLGFKHPRTGEFLEFEAPIPADMEHVINSLRLR, translated from the coding sequence ATGAGCAGCAACCTGTTTAGTGAAAACGAAGAATTGTTGGAATTTGAAGCAGCCCCGGAGCAGGCAGGAGAACGAATCGATAAATTCGTAACGGACAGCCTTAACGAGGATTCCATATCGCGCACGCAAGTGCAGGAATGGATTAAATCCGGCGCAGTACTTGTCAATCAGAATACCGTAAAACCAAACTACAAGCTATCTTCCGGCGATCATGTGGGCATTCGCGTGCCGGAGCCGGAGGATGCTGCCATTGTAGCCGAGGATATTCCTCTTGATATTGTGTACGAGGATGCTGACGTTATTGTCATCAACAAACCAAGGGGCATGGTCGTTCATCCGGCACCTGGACATTCCTCTGGAACGGTCGTAAACGCCTTGATGTATCATTGCAAGGATCTGTCGGGCATCAACGGCGTGCTTCGCCCCGGCATTGTGCACCGCATCGATAAAGACACTTCCGGACTGTTGATGGCGGCCAAAAATGACCTCGCACACGTTTCCCTGGCTGAGCAGCTTAAGGATCACTCCGTCTCGCGCAAATATATTGCGCTTGTTCATGGCAATCTGCCGCATGACCAAGGCACAATTGATGCCCCGATCGGCCGCGACCAGAATGACCGGAAGCTGTTTACGGTCACGGACCGCAACAGCAAGCATGCCGTCACTCATTTTGCAGTACTCGAGCGCATTGCCGATGACTACACCATCGTAGAGCTGCAGCTGGAAACAGGACGTACGCATCAGATTCGCGTTCATATGAAATATATCGGTTATCCGCTCGCGGGAGATCCGATGTACGGCCGCAATAAGACGGTGGCACTCAAAGGACAAGCACTGCATGCGGCGGTTCTTGGCTTCAAGCATCCGCGGACCGGAGAATTTCTGGAGTTTGAAGCACCGATTCCTGCCGACATGGAGCATGTGATTAATTCCCTCCGTCTTCGTTAA
- the lspA gene encoding signal peptidase II: MRFYYYWIAVAAFLLDLVTKKIIAAQLEIGEQISVIGNFFIITSYRNRGAAFSILQEQRVFFIIITVLIVSAIIWYIQASRKSGKVWLLTGLGLVLGGAIGNFLDRAIAGEVVDFLMFNFGSYTFPIFNIADSAICVGVACILIDTLLNSKEDSKRIGNREDKDPNEHEQQPV, from the coding sequence ATGCGTTTTTATTATTACTGGATCGCGGTAGCAGCATTTTTGCTGGACTTGGTCACCAAAAAAATCATTGCGGCTCAGCTTGAAATCGGTGAGCAAATCAGCGTGATCGGCAATTTCTTTATTATTACCTCGTATCGGAACCGCGGCGCGGCATTTAGCATTTTGCAGGAACAGCGGGTGTTTTTCATCATCATCACTGTTCTTATTGTCAGTGCAATTATCTGGTATATCCAGGCCTCCAGAAAATCAGGCAAAGTATGGCTTTTGACCGGGCTTGGCCTTGTGCTGGGCGGGGCGATCGGCAACTTCCTTGACCGTGCGATCGCTGGAGAAGTGGTTGATTTTCTGATGTTTAATTTCGGCAGCTATACGTTCCCGATCTTTAACATAGCGGACTCCGCTATTTGTGTAGGCGTAGCATGCATTTTAATTGATACCTTGCTGAATTCGAAGGAAGATTCGAAACGAATCGGCAACAGAGAGGATAAGGACCCAAACGAGCATGAGCAGCAACCTGTTTAG
- a CDS encoding TraR/DksA C4-type zinc finger protein, with product MPNATQLAQLRNRLEAEKREIEERQSRNEHNGLASSLRDNTGELSPIDNHPADLGTELFERSKDLALLENEDLHLTRISQALEAMDNGTYGQCRACGKPIPDERLEALPDSLYCVEHAPRQETSHRQPAEEDFLAPPFGRSSRDDDDYNGFDGEDAWQIVEQWGTSESPAFSENNNVDDYDHIGIEADENDGFVESYESFVATDITGNHVSVIRNRHYKQYMDHEEGDHELEQE from the coding sequence ATGCCGAATGCAACACAGCTTGCACAGCTTCGAAACCGGCTTGAGGCGGAGAAACGGGAAATCGAGGAACGACAATCCCGCAACGAACATAACGGACTTGCCTCTTCGCTGCGCGATAATACCGGCGAGCTCTCCCCAATAGATAATCATCCGGCGGATCTTGGGACCGAACTTTTCGAACGCTCCAAGGACCTGGCTTTACTCGAAAACGAAGACCTCCACTTGACTCGTATTTCCCAAGCGCTTGAAGCTATGGATAACGGGACTTACGGTCAATGCAGGGCCTGCGGCAAACCGATTCCCGATGAGCGTCTGGAAGCTCTACCCGATTCCCTGTATTGCGTGGAACATGCGCCGCGGCAGGAGACTTCCCACCGCCAGCCGGCGGAAGAGGATTTCCTCGCCCCACCTTTCGGAAGATCCAGCCGCGATGACGATGATTATAACGGCTTCGACGGCGAAGATGCTTGGCAGATTGTTGAACAATGGGGGACTTCCGAATCTCCGGCTTTCTCGGAGAACAACAATGTCGACGATTATGACCACATCGGAATCGAAGCGGACGAGAACGACGGGTTTGTAGAATCCTACGAAAGCTTTGTTGCGACGGATATTACAGGCAACCATGTTTCCGTTATTCGCAACCGGCATTACAAGCAGTATATGGATCATGAAGAAGGCGATCACGAACTAGAGCAGGAATGA
- a CDS encoding DUF5665 domain-containing protein: MEHTLSRLDMRLSKIATDMERTQIADYVDLLNHPLRLMWRNLLGGLSRGVGIAIGFTFFAATILYVLRIIGALNLPIIGDYIADIVRVVQIQLEGKIY, translated from the coding sequence ATGGAACATACATTAAGCAGATTGGACATGCGATTAAGCAAAATCGCGACCGACATGGAACGGACTCAAATCGCGGATTATGTGGATTTGCTCAATCATCCGCTCCGGCTCATGTGGCGCAATTTGCTGGGAGGCCTCTCTAGAGGCGTTGGGATCGCGATCGGGTTTACGTTCTTCGCAGCTACCATTCTGTACGTGCTGCGGATTATCGGTGCGCTTAATTTGCCGATTATCGGCGATTACATAGCTGATATCGTACGAGTCGTACAAATCCAGCTGGAAGGCAAAATTTATTAA
- the ileS gene encoding isoleucine--tRNA ligase: protein MQRVDVKEKARARELRVLKQWAENDTFKQSIENRAGKPNYVFYEGPPTANGAPHIGHVLGRVIKDFIGRYKTMSGYRVVRKAGWDTHGLPVELGVEKQLGISGKQEIEKYGVEEFIKKCKDSVFVYEKQWRELTEAIAYWTDLDNPYITLKNEYIESVWHILSTIHGKGLLYRGHRVSPYCPCCQTTLSSHEVAQGYEDVKDLSATVKFKLASGESILAWTTTPWTLPANVALAVNPELDYVRASKDGEVYIVAQNLAESVLKEGYETLSTLKGSELVGLSYEPPFRYVPVEHGHVVIPGDFVSDTSGTGIVHIAPAHGEDDYKVSRQNGISMLSVVNNAGRYIDEVTDLAGRFVKDCDVDIVKMLSERGLLFSKERYEHSYPFCWRCKSPLLYYATESWFIETTKVKDQLIANNSTVDWYPGHIREGRFGKFLEDLVDWNISRNRYWGTPLNVWVCEATGKEYAPSSIADLRERAVDFVPEDIELHKPYVDEIKLKSPFQEGAVMTRTSEVIDVWFDSGSMPFAQQHHPFENAEEFAEQYPADMICEGIDQTRGWFFSLLAVSTLYNGKAPYKAVISTGHILDENGQKMSKSKGNVIDPWEIINEYGTDAFRWALLADSAPWNSKRFSRGIVGEAKSKVIDTIVNTHAFYALYASIDGFNPADHEERSSASKLDRWIVSRLNSLIKTVVKGLEVNDFLNPAKTIEVFVDELSNWYIRRSRDRFWGSGLTEDKVAAYQTLRHVLLTLSRVIAPYAPLLAEDVYGNLGGESSVHLADYPVADESAIDETLERDMDSAKQIVELARNVRNETGIKTRQPLSELIVSLDRDFAVTEYEDIIKDEINVKSIVVQTSDSGFVDFTLKLNLKVAGKKYGKHVGPIQGYLKGLAPEATREAVTSGSLVFTSAEGEAITVTTEELLVEKQAKSGFASASANGLTVALNTDITPELEQEGWVREVIRAVQDTRKKLDLPIEKRIDLVLDVDGGLQAALETFSNVLNENVLLNSVSYEKAEGMECVQLGEKEIGILVRV from the coding sequence ATGCAACGTGTAGACGTCAAAGAAAAAGCAAGAGCCCGCGAATTGCGCGTACTGAAGCAATGGGCTGAGAACGATACGTTCAAACAATCCATCGAGAACCGCGCCGGCAAGCCAAACTATGTATTTTATGAAGGTCCTCCGACCGCTAACGGCGCGCCGCATATCGGTCACGTACTGGGCCGTGTAATCAAGGACTTTATAGGCCGTTACAAAACCATGTCCGGCTACCGCGTAGTCCGTAAAGCAGGCTGGGATACGCATGGACTCCCGGTAGAGCTTGGCGTAGAGAAACAGCTCGGCATCTCCGGGAAGCAAGAGATCGAGAAATACGGCGTTGAGGAATTCATCAAGAAATGTAAAGACAGCGTATTTGTCTACGAGAAGCAATGGCGCGAGCTTACGGAAGCTATCGCGTACTGGACGGATCTGGATAATCCTTATATCACGCTTAAGAACGAGTACATCGAGAGCGTATGGCATATCCTTTCGACGATCCACGGCAAAGGGCTTCTCTATCGGGGTCACCGCGTAAGCCCGTATTGCCCATGCTGCCAGACTACGCTGAGCTCGCATGAGGTTGCGCAAGGCTATGAAGACGTGAAGGATCTTTCCGCAACGGTTAAATTCAAGCTCGCAAGCGGCGAATCCATTCTCGCTTGGACAACAACGCCGTGGACGCTGCCGGCTAACGTGGCATTGGCGGTAAATCCGGAGCTGGATTATGTCCGTGCCTCCAAAGACGGCGAAGTCTACATCGTAGCTCAAAATCTGGCGGAAAGCGTACTTAAAGAAGGTTATGAGACACTTTCCACGCTGAAGGGCTCCGAGCTTGTAGGCCTTTCCTACGAGCCTCCATTCCGCTACGTACCGGTTGAACACGGTCACGTGGTTATTCCGGGCGATTTCGTCAGCGATACAAGCGGTACGGGTATCGTTCATATCGCACCTGCCCATGGTGAGGATGACTATAAAGTTTCCCGCCAGAACGGCATCAGCATGCTTAGCGTTGTAAATAACGCCGGCCGATATATTGACGAAGTCACCGATCTTGCCGGCCGTTTTGTAAAAGACTGCGATGTCGACATTGTCAAAATGCTCAGCGAACGCGGCTTGCTCTTCTCCAAAGAGCGTTATGAGCATAGCTATCCGTTCTGCTGGCGTTGTAAATCGCCGCTTCTGTACTACGCGACAGAAAGCTGGTTCATTGAAACCACAAAGGTGAAAGATCAGCTGATTGCCAACAACAGCACGGTTGACTGGTATCCTGGCCATATTCGCGAAGGCCGCTTCGGCAAGTTTCTTGAGGATCTGGTGGACTGGAATATCAGCCGCAATCGGTACTGGGGAACACCGCTAAATGTTTGGGTATGCGAAGCAACGGGCAAAGAATACGCGCCAAGCAGCATTGCCGACCTGCGCGAGCGCGCTGTAGATTTTGTTCCGGAGGATATCGAGCTGCACAAACCTTACGTGGACGAAATCAAGCTGAAGTCTCCATTCCAGGAAGGCGCAGTAATGACCCGTACATCGGAAGTTATCGACGTATGGTTTGACAGCGGCTCGATGCCATTTGCGCAGCAGCATCATCCTTTCGAGAATGCTGAAGAATTCGCTGAGCAATATCCGGCGGATATGATTTGCGAAGGCATCGACCAAACACGCGGCTGGTTCTTCAGCTTGCTGGCGGTATCGACGCTGTACAACGGCAAAGCTCCTTACAAGGCCGTTATCTCGACAGGCCATATCCTTGATGAGAACGGGCAAAAGATGTCCAAATCCAAAGGCAACGTTATCGATCCTTGGGAAATCATCAACGAGTATGGCACGGATGCCTTCCGTTGGGCGCTTCTTGCGGACAGCGCGCCATGGAACAGCAAACGTTTCTCGCGAGGTATCGTAGGCGAAGCGAAATCGAAAGTGATCGATACGATCGTAAATACTCATGCGTTCTATGCGCTGTATGCTTCCATCGACGGCTTTAATCCGGCTGATCACGAAGAACGCTCATCGGCAAGCAAGCTTGACCGCTGGATCGTATCCCGCCTGAACAGCTTGATCAAGACGGTAGTGAAAGGTCTTGAAGTGAACGACTTCCTGAACCCTGCCAAAACAATCGAAGTATTTGTCGATGAGCTGAGCAACTGGTACATCCGCCGTTCGCGCGACCGTTTCTGGGGCAGCGGCCTGACAGAAGACAAAGTGGCAGCTTACCAGACTCTGCGCCATGTCCTGCTGACGCTCTCCCGGGTCATTGCACCTTATGCTCCTCTGCTTGCAGAAGACGTATACGGCAATTTGGGCGGCGAGTCGAGCGTTCACCTGGCAGACTATCCGGTTGCAGACGAATCGGCAATCGACGAGACGCTGGAGCGCGATATGGACAGCGCGAAGCAAATCGTAGAGCTTGCTCGCAACGTGCGCAACGAGACCGGAATCAAGACGCGTCAGCCTTTGTCCGAGCTGATCGTATCGCTTGACCGTGATTTTGCGGTAACGGAATATGAGGATATCATCAAGGACGAGATCAATGTGAAATCTATTGTGGTTCAAACCAGCGACAGCGGTTTTGTAGATTTCACCCTGAAGCTCAACCTGAAAGTCGCAGGCAAAAAATACGGCAAGCATGTTGGACCAATCCAGGGCTACCTGAAAGGTCTGGCACCAGAGGCGACACGCGAAGCAGTCACTTCCGGCAGCCTGGTATTCACTTCGGCGGAAGGCGAAGCAATCACGGTAACCACGGAAGAGCTGCTTGTAGAGAAACAAGCGAAATCCGGCTTTGCATCGGCGTCCGCAAACGGCCTCACCGTAGCGCTCAATACGGATATTACGCCTGAGCTGGAGCAGGAGGGCTGGGTTCGCGAAGTTATCCGTGCCGTTCAGGATACGCGCAAAAAGCTTGATCTTCCAATCGAGAAACGCATCGATCTTGTTCTCGATGTAGATGGCGGGCTGCAAGCCGCACTGGAGACATTCAGCAACGTCCTCAATGAGAATGTCCTGCTGAACAGCGTTTCTTACGAGAAAGCGGAAGGTATGGAATGCGTGCAGCTTGGCGAGAAAGAAATCGGTATTCTTGTCCGCGTTTAG
- a CDS encoding DivIVA domain-containing protein produces MPLTPLDIHNKEFGRRLRGYDEDEVNEFLDQVIKDYESIIRENKELQNQILGLQERLNHFSNIEETLSKTIIVAQEAADEVRNNAKKEAQLIIKESEKNADRIINESLSKSRKVSLEVEELKKQASIYRARFRTLVEAQLELLSQDGWDSLESSAPQLSHSSHSSSSVTHLSAEHLQRG; encoded by the coding sequence ATGCCGTTGACGCCATTGGACATACATAACAAGGAATTTGGACGAAGATTACGCGGGTATGACGAGGATGAGGTCAACGAATTCCTTGACCAGGTTATCAAAGATTATGAATCCATTATTCGTGAGAACAAAGAGCTTCAGAATCAGATTCTTGGTCTTCAAGAAAGACTGAATCATTTCTCGAATATTGAAGAGACGCTCAGCAAGACGATTATCGTTGCGCAAGAAGCGGCAGATGAAGTAAGAAACAACGCGAAGAAGGAAGCCCAGCTCATTATCAAGGAGTCGGAGAAGAATGCGGACCGCATTATTAATGAGTCGCTGTCCAAATCCCGCAAAGTATCTCTTGAAGTGGAAGAGCTTAAGAAACAGGCATCGATCTATCGTGCACGCTTCCGGACTTTGGTTGAAGCACAGCTTGAGCTGCTCAGCCAAGATGGCTGGGATTCGCTGGAATCATCGGCTCCGCAGCTATCCCATTCCTCGCATTCTTCGTCTTCCGTAACCCATTTATCGGCGGAGCATTTGCAGAGAGGATAG
- a CDS encoding RNA-binding protein yields MKPTVYEHFHPDEKPFVDRALEWVERSAQLHELKRTDFLDPRQAQILQMLANRNPDVQLRLAGGYPEAERCRAIIGPEYRYLDDEPIGLSVLAVTGGGSELDHGDYLGALLGLGVKRDRIGDIHVHEDYSHIIVLDEIADYLNVHLRQVHRASVLTEIIPTLKLKPVVPALQEMSFTVASMRLDGIASDVYRISRTKIVDPIRAGRCRVNWKTAENPSEQLKLGDVVSFKGLGRFKVMEIDGMTKKGRIRVKVGKFI; encoded by the coding sequence ATGAAGCCAACAGTATACGAACATTTCCATCCGGACGAGAAGCCATTTGTCGACCGGGCGTTGGAGTGGGTTGAACGGTCCGCGCAGCTGCATGAGCTGAAGCGGACCGATTTTTTAGATCCGAGGCAGGCTCAGATCCTGCAGATGCTGGCGAATCGGAATCCGGATGTCCAGCTTAGACTTGCCGGAGGGTATCCGGAGGCAGAGCGCTGCAGGGCGATTATTGGCCCGGAGTACCGCTACTTGGACGATGAACCGATTGGTCTGTCCGTTCTCGCCGTAACCGGCGGCGGAAGCGAGCTTGATCACGGCGATTACCTGGGCGCATTGCTCGGGCTCGGCGTCAAACGTGATCGAATTGGAGATATTCATGTTCATGAGGACTATTCGCATATAATTGTTTTGGACGAAATTGCCGATTACTTAAATGTACACTTAAGACAAGTGCATCGTGCGAGCGTACTTACGGAAATAATTCCCACACTTAAGCTTAAACCCGTTGTACCTGCCCTTCAAGAAATGTCCTTCACGGTCGCCTCGATGCGCCTTGATGGAATCGCTAGTGACGTCTACCGGATCAGCCGGACGAAAATCGTAGATCCGATCCGCGCAGGCAGATGCAGAGTGAACTGGAAGACAGCCGAGAATCCGTCCGAGCAATTGAAATTAGGAGATGTCGTCTCCTTTAAAGGCCTAGGCAGATTTAAGGTTATGGAAATTGATGGCATGACAAAAAAGGGAAGAATTCGCGTCAAGGTTGGTAAATTTATTTAA
- a CDS encoding YggT family protein — MNIQNIYSFMIIGYVLLSWLPNARESFIGVFLGRLVEPYLGIFRRFIPPIGGMLDISPIIAIFALRFIAYGLYAVVDFIVNMF; from the coding sequence ATGAACATCCAGAACATTTACAGCTTTATGATTATCGGCTACGTATTGCTGTCCTGGCTGCCAAATGCGCGTGAAAGCTTTATCGGTGTATTTCTGGGCCGGCTGGTAGAACCGTATCTCGGAATTTTCCGCAGATTCATTCCACCGATCGGCGGGATGCTTGATATTTCCCCGATTATTGCCATTTTTGCATTGCGCTTTATCGCTTACGGCCTCTATGCGGTTGTCGATTTCATTGTGAACATGTTCTAG
- a CDS encoding cell division protein SepF: MSVMNRFMNFLGLQEEEEVVERERVTQQPQAEEPEVETSPFEARRNSKGGNNNNIVSIHSQKSVRVVLSEPRSYDEAQDIADHLRSRRAVIVNLQRVRTDLAVRIVDFLSGTVYALNGHISKLGPNIFLCTPDSVEIQGAITEMLAEDIDYNKMR; this comes from the coding sequence ATGAGTGTCATGAACCGATTTATGAACTTTCTTGGTCTTCAGGAAGAGGAAGAGGTAGTCGAGCGCGAAAGAGTAACGCAGCAGCCACAAGCGGAAGAACCGGAAGTTGAAACTTCTCCGTTCGAAGCACGTAGAAACTCCAAAGGCGGCAATAACAACAATATTGTGAGCATTCATTCGCAAAAGAGCGTACGCGTTGTTTTGAGCGAACCGCGTTCTTACGATGAAGCGCAGGATATTGCCGACCATCTGCGTTCGCGCCGGGCGGTTATCGTGAATCTGCAGCGTGTGCGTACGGATTTGGCTGTGCGGATTGTTGATTTCTTAAGCGGCACAGTCTATGCGCTTAACGGCCACATTTCGAAGCTTGGGCCAAACATCTTCCTGTGCACACCGGATTCTGTAGAAATTCAAGGCGCTATTACCGAAATGTTGGCAGAGGATATTGATTACAATAAGATGAGGTGA
- a CDS encoding YggS family pyridoxal phosphate-dependent enzyme: MTTTIKEALQERIEEVERRVAAACKRSGRSREEVNIIAVTKYVSLETAQAAHQLGLRHLGENRWQDAKEKWEAISDSVTGENGGQAVWHFIGSLQTNKVKDVIGKFTYIHSLDRLSLAQAIDKRASQLGLTVPCLVQVNVSGEQSKHGLDPEQLPAFLAELKELSSLRIIGLMTMAPYETEAEETRPIFRSLRKLRDEMNERAILAESMTELSMGMSGDFEVAIEEGATWIRLGTILVGKEG; this comes from the coding sequence ATGACGACTACAATCAAAGAAGCATTGCAGGAAAGAATCGAAGAAGTGGAGCGCCGGGTTGCGGCAGCCTGCAAGCGTAGCGGCCGCAGCCGCGAAGAAGTGAATATTATTGCGGTAACGAAATACGTATCGCTTGAAACGGCGCAGGCTGCTCATCAGCTTGGTCTCCGGCATCTTGGCGAGAACCGCTGGCAGGATGCCAAGGAGAAATGGGAAGCCATAAGCGACAGTGTTACGGGTGAAAACGGCGGACAAGCTGTCTGGCATTTCATCGGTTCGCTGCAGACGAACAAAGTGAAAGACGTCATAGGCAAATTTACATACATTCATTCGCTGGATCGTCTGTCTTTGGCGCAGGCGATTGACAAACGGGCTTCCCAGCTTGGTCTCACCGTTCCTTGTTTGGTTCAGGTTAACGTATCGGGCGAACAATCCAAGCATGGTCTTGACCCGGAACAGCTGCCGGCATTTCTAGCTGAGCTTAAGGAATTATCATCGCTGCGCATTATCGGCCTTATGACGATGGCACCTTATGAGACGGAAGCAGAAGAGACAAGGCCTATATTTCGTTCTTTGCGCAAGCTAAGAGATGAAATGAACGAGCGTGCAATCCTCGCGGAATCGATGACGGAATTGTCTATGGGCATGTCAGGAGATTTCGAAGTAGCGATAGAGGAAGGCGCAACCTGGATCCGCTTGGGAACCATACTAGTAGGAAAAGAGGGGTAA
- the pgeF gene encoding peptidoglycan editing factor PgeF: MESFKSVLTAKGPSLFLLSNWQEQNDRLTAGFTGRNGGVSEQPWTSLNVGLHVGDSDDDVVRNRQLIAETIGWPFEAWTCGEQVHGCEVFQVTESERGKGRLSRDSAIADTDGLMTDIPGVLLASFYADCVPLYFYDQQHQAVALAHAGWKGTVQQIASKTIEAMERQYGTKPEELLCAIGPSISDCCYEVDGFVIDKLQPLVEGLADKLNSSSDLMMTLVENGKAMVNLKQINRHIMLEAGILPIHIELSEWCTGCSTDQFFSHRKEGGKTGRMASWIGIRER, encoded by the coding sequence ATGGAATCGTTTAAATCTGTACTTACGGCGAAGGGACCTTCGCTTTTTTTATTGTCTAATTGGCAGGAGCAAAATGACCGTCTAACCGCCGGATTTACTGGCAGGAACGGCGGAGTAAGCGAGCAGCCGTGGACGTCGCTGAACGTTGGCCTGCACGTGGGAGATTCGGATGACGACGTTGTGCGCAATCGTCAGCTTATTGCCGAAACGATTGGCTGGCCTTTTGAAGCATGGACTTGCGGGGAGCAGGTACATGGCTGCGAAGTTTTCCAGGTGACCGAAAGCGAGCGCGGGAAGGGCAGATTGTCGCGCGATTCGGCAATTGCCGATACGGACGGTCTAATGACGGACATTCCGGGCGTGCTGCTGGCGTCCTTTTACGCTGATTGCGTACCGCTTTATTTCTACGATCAGCAGCATCAAGCAGTAGCATTAGCTCATGCAGGCTGGAAAGGGACGGTTCAGCAAATTGCGTCCAAGACGATCGAAGCGATGGAACGGCAGTACGGGACTAAGCCCGAAGAACTGCTTTGCGCCATAGGTCCGTCGATCAGCGACTGCTGCTACGAAGTGGACGGTTTTGTGATAGATAAGCTTCAGCCGCTTGTAGAAGGGCTTGCAGATAAGCTGAATTCGAGCTCTGATCTGATGATGACATTGGTGGAAAACGGTAAAGCTATGGTAAACTTAAAACAAATTAACCGACATATTATGCTTGAAGCAGGAATTTTGCCGATTCATATCGAATTATCCGAGTGGTGCACGGGATGCAGCACGGATCAATTTTTCTCCCACCGGAAGGAAGGCGGCAAAACGGGCCGTATGGCCAGCTGGATCGGTATCCGGGAAAGGTGA
- a CDS encoding PRC-barrel domain-containing protein, giving the protein MKISDFQTKDVINIVDGKKLGQISDLELDLRQGRIDAIVIPQFTRFLGVFGNGGTEVVIPWRNIVKIGADVVLVRLDDSNKKLEDEDLHART; this is encoded by the coding sequence ATGAAGATATCCGATTTCCAAACCAAGGATGTCATTAATATCGTGGACGGCAAGAAGCTTGGGCAGATCAGCGATCTGGAGCTGGATCTACGCCAGGGGCGTATCGATGCGATAGTTATTCCCCAATTCACAAGATTTCTTGGCGTGTTCGGCAATGGAGGGACCGAGGTTGTTATCCCTTGGCGCAATATTGTGAAGATTGGGGCAGACGTTGTGCTTGTGCGGCTGGATGATTCCAATAAGAAGCTGGAAGACGAAGATTTGCACGCGCGCACATAA